One part of the Dermacentor andersoni chromosome 2, qqDerAnde1_hic_scaffold, whole genome shotgun sequence genome encodes these proteins:
- the LOC126541929 gene encoding alpha-(1,3)-fucosyltransferase C-like translates to MRSSHNGRHYRGPLARLIGLHILPNCGAALCESPADCVAQVAKNFKFIVVTASPACFQSMYHLVYEAFKHDVIPIVLAERHTVLNFPPKSVVNAATLAAPGKLQSRLIHLLEDPAEYESYFTWKRNFTVSALGDELCPLCAALQGKTRPVAPTGLDIREWWERRARCQDVHSVGMSFFRSTIAGGARSRSHNARHYRAPQLQQDLFECSR, encoded by the coding sequence ATGCGTTCTAGTCACAATGGCCGGCACTACAGGGGCCCCCTAGCACGCCTCATAGGCCTACACATTCTACCCAACTGTGGTGCTGCCCTGTGCGAGTCGCCAGCCGACTGCGTGGCGCAGGTTGCCAAGAACTTCAAATTTATCGTGGTGACAGCGTCGCCGGCTTGCTTTCAGAGCATGTACCACCTCGTCTACGAGGCGTTCAAGCACGACGTCATCCCAATCGTGCTTGCGGAGCGCCACACCGTGCTCAATTTCCCACCCAAATCTGTGGTCAACGCTGCGACCTTGGCGGCGCCCGGCAAGCTTCAGTCGCGCCTTATACACCTGCTGGAAGATCCCGCCGAGTACGAGAGCTACTTCACCTGGAAACGAAACTTCACGGTATCCGCACTCGGGGACGAGCTGTGCCCGCTGTGCGCAGCTCTGCAAGGGAAGACCAGGCCAGTGGCTCCGACAGGGCTGGACATCCGGGAGTGGTGGGAGCGTCGCGCCAGATGCCAGGACGTGCACTCGGTTGGCATGAGTTTTTTCAGGTCTACTATAGCTGGCGGCGCACGTTCTCGTTCTCATAACGCACGGCACTACAGAGCTCCGCAACTGCAACAGGACCTCTTCGAATGCTCGCGTTAA